The following proteins come from a genomic window of Sorghum bicolor cultivar BTx623 chromosome 3, Sorghum_bicolor_NCBIv3, whole genome shotgun sequence:
- the LOC110434097 gene encoding auxin-responsive protein IAA1-like: MSVETERSSTESSAASGLDFEDTALTLTLRLPGSAPAPAAVAASLSSSSSSAFPDADRKRASSDANPDRSSPLAASSDAAPAPKARVVGWPPVRSYRKNALADVAGSSKANQAAKFVKVAVDGAPYLRKVDLQAYAGYDQLLRALQDKFFSHFTIRKFADDERKLVDAVNGTEYVPTYEDKDGDWMLVGDVPWKMFVETCQRLRLMKGSEAVNLAPRAAR; encoded by the exons atgtCGGTGGAGACGGAGCGGAGCTCCACCGAGTCCTCCGCGGCCTCCGGGCTCGACTTCGAGGACACCGCGCTCACGCTCACCCTCCGCCTCCCGGGctccgcccccgcccccgctgCCGTCGCGGCCTCcttgtcctcgtcctcgtcctccgcCTTCCCCGACGCCGACCGCAAGCGCGCCTCCTCCGACGCCAACCCCGACCGCTCCTCCCCGCTCGCCGCTTCCTCCGACGCTGCACCGGCACCCAA GGCGCGGGTGGTGGGGTGGCCGCCGGTGAGGTCGTACCGCAAGAACGCGCTCGCCGACGTCGCGGGATCCAGCAAGGCAAACCAGGCCGCCAAGTTCGTCAAGGTGGCCGTCGACGGCGCGCCCTACCTGCGGAAAGTGGACCTCCAGGCGTACGCCGGCTACGACCAGCTCCTCCGCGCGCTCCAGGACAAGTTCTTCTCCCACTTCACCATCA GGAAGTTCGCCGACGACGAGAGGAAGCTGGTGGACGCGGTGAACGGGACGGAGTACGTGCCCACGTACGAGGACAAGGATGGCGACTGGATGCTCGTCGGCGACGTCCCCTGGAA GATGTTTGTGGAAACCTGCCAGCGCCTTCGTCTGATGAAAGGTTCAGAGGCCGTTAACTTAG CACCAAGAGCCGCCCGATGA
- the LOC8078786 gene encoding serine/threonine protein phosphatase 2A 57 kDa regulatory subunit B' kappa isoform has product MWKQFIGKLSWKAMKSSSGGGGTGSPPAKLPPHLPSPRENGASPRENGATPKPNVSPPSPAAGAGAGAGAEVRSREDAFVQKVNICCAVYDFSDRGKDSPEKERKRQMLMSLVDCIGAAEEPLTETMIAACVRMFAANLFRVFPPKVRSGTSTSETEEDEPFFDPSWYHLQVVYEFLLRFVTSPLVDAKVARKYVDSPFVSKLLDLFDSDDPRERDCLKTILHRIYGKFMGNRPFIRKAVSNIFYRFVFETDHHNGIAELLEVFGSVISGFAKPLKEEHKLFLWKALIPLHKPKSVGVYLPQLTYCITQFIEKEPKLAGTVIRGLLKYWPVTNSQKEIMFLGELEEVLELTDMAEFQKCMTPLFRKIASCLNSSHFQVAERALFLWNNEHLFDMISQNRQVILPIIYPALERNTRWHWNQSVLNVTMNVRKMFREMDERLLLACQNNFQEEEEKRAATEERRRLMWEQLERSAARGHHQPVIAADASFPAPPSSARLVAPTVT; this is encoded by the exons ATGTGGAAGCAATTTATTGGAAAGCTGTCGTGGAAGGCGATGAAATCCAGCTCTGGCGGCGGGGGCACGGGCTCGCCGCCTGCGAAGCTGCCGCCGCACCTACCATCGCCGCGGGAGAATGGGGCCTCGCCGCGGGAGAATGGGGCCACGCCGAAGCCCAACGTCTCGCCTCCGTCTCCCGCGGCGGGAGCCGGAGCCGGGGCCGGAGCCGAGGTGAGGTCTAGGGAGGACGCCTTTGTCCAGAAGGTTAACATTTGCTGCGCGGTGTACGACTTCTCCGACCGGGGCAAGGACTCGCCGGAGAAGGAGCGGAAGCGGCAGATGCTCATGTCCCTGGTCGACTGCATTGGCGCTGCTGAGGAGCCCCTCACGGAGACAATGATAGCAGCGTGCGTGCGCATGTTCGCCGCTAACCTGTTCAGGGTCTTCCCGCCCAAAGTCCGGTCTGGCACCTCGACTTCGGAGACCGAGGAGGACGAGCCGTTCTTCGATCCGTCCTGGTACCACTTGCAAGTCGTTTATGAGTTTCTCCTTAGGTTTGTGACTTCGCCGCTCGTCGATGCTAAGGTGGCTAGGAAGTATGTGGATAGCCCTTTCGTCTCCAAGCTGCTCGATCTGTTTGATTCGGATGACCCAAGAGAAAGGGACTGCTTGAAGACAATATTACATCGGATATATGGCAAGTTCATGGGAAATCGACCATTCATCCGTAAGGCTGTGAGCAATATCTTCTATAGGTTTGTGTTCGAGACAGATCATCACAATGGGATCGCCGAGCTGTTGGAGGTCTTTGGCAGTGTAATAAGTGGGTTTGCCAAGCCATTGAAGGAGGAACATAAGTTGTTCTTATGGAAAGCATTGATACCACTTCATAAGCCGAAATCAGTGGGAGTGTATCTGCCACAGCTGACATATTGCATCACACAATTTATTGAGAAGGAACCAAAGCTTGCTGGGACTGTGATCAGAGGCCTGCTAAAGTATTGGCCAGTTACAAATAGTCAGAAGGAAATTATGTTTTTGGGGGAGTTGGAGGAGGTGCTGGAGTTGACTGACATGGCTGAATTTCAGAAGTGCATGACTCCCTTGTTCCGAAAGATTGCTAGTTGCCTGAATAGCTCTCATTTTCAG GTTGCAGAGAGAGCCTTGTTCCTATGGAACAACGAGCACCTATTCGATATGATCTCCCAAAACCGTCAAGTGATCCTACCGATTATATATCCAGCTCTGGAGCGGAACACCCGCTGGCACTGGAACCAATCAGTCCTCAATGTAACAATGAACGTGCGGAAAATGTTCCGTGAAATGGATGAGAGGCTGCTTCTAGCCTGCCAAAACAACTTCCAAGAGGAAGAGGAGAAGCGAGCCGCGACTGAGGAGCGGCGGAGGCTCATGTGGGAGCAGCTGGAGCGGAGCGCTGCTCGTGGGCATCACCAACCTGTGATCGCCGCAGACGCAAGCTTTCCTGCGCCCCCTTCGTCGGCTCGTCTTGTAGCCCCAACCGTGACATGA
- the LOC8078787 gene encoding protein PGR — MDHGGGGSIWIRAAVAVAAGAAIAARAVRRKSVDSSAVFVGVPAMVAHTIAGYRFAGLLLVFFFTSSRVTRVGEARKRALDPEFKEGGQRNWKQVLSNSGIASILVVLIASVTGGTDRCLDSKESTLVTALIGGVIGHYACCNGDTWSSELGILSKAEPRIITTFKRVRKGTNGGVTIDGLLAAAAAGFSIGLAFVLIGLFTTQCASDVFWSQLLVIPLATAAGLCGSLIDSFLGATVQYSGFCSVRNKVVGVDGPTVTRISGRNILDNNGVNVVSVFLTTVLTAVACTYIF, encoded by the exons ATGGATCACGGAGGCGGCGGCAGCATCTGGATCCGTGCGgcagtggcggtggcggcgggagCCGCCATCGCGGCTCGCGCCGTCCGCCGCAAATCTGTCGACTCCAGTGCCGTGTTCGTCGGAGTCCCCGCTATGGTGGCTCATACCATCGCCGGGTACAG GTTCGCTGGGCTGCTACTGGTGTTCTTCTTCACGTCGTCGCGGGTGACGAGGGTCGGCGAGGCGAGGAAGCGTGCTCTCGATCCCGAGTTTAAGGAGGGTGGGCAGCGTAACTG GAAGCAAGTTTTGTCAAATAGCGGCATTGCAAGTATCTTGGTTGTTTTGATAGCATCAGTTACTGGAGGAACAGATAGGTGTTTGGATTCAAAAGAGTCAACTCTTGTAACTGCTCTTATTGGTGGTGTTATTGGACATTATGCTTGCTGCAATGGTGATACATGGTCTTCTGAGCTCGGCATTCTTAGTAAAGCTGAGCCACGAATTATCACAACATTTAAG AGAGTGCGGAAGGGTACGAATGGTGGTGTAACCATAGATGGGCTtctcgcagcagcagcagctggattCTCGATTGGGCTTGCATTTGTGCTGATAGGATTATTCACCACTCAGTGTGCTTCTGATGTATTCTGGAGCCAACTGCTAGTTATACCTTTGGCTACAGCTGCTGGCCTATGTGGAAGCCTGATCGATTCATTCTTGGGCGCAACAGTCCAGTATAGTGGGTTCTGCAGTGTTCGCAACAAG GTGGTGGGAGTAGACGGTCCAACAGTCACGAGGATTTCAGGGAGGAACATACTGGATAACAACGGGGTCAATGTAGTCTCTGTGTTCTTGACAACTGTTCTTACTGCGGTGGCTTGCACATACATTTTCTGA
- the LOC8056527 gene encoding tudor domain-containing protein 3, with the protein MAAAAAEAPSASASSAENRLLQSLADRGWRFHDPTDEAIQALLLASPTPSSEAVESELVDMDLRLFGVKYLPDRATAAATSKRLSYLHGPVVLQVVSVRDIYRSIIDASFKNPQQRRLLRFGLTDGICEAVAIEFSPIPFITEEIAPGAKIRLENKIPINNGILCLSAKNVSVIGGTVQSLYEEWQMNQKYSGLSRPSLRLSQSDDGVGPPPFEKLDIEARPCRATKVQAYPARKLADTHDHAPVNSGGKPMNEDSNDVNKDTIESKAESKEITQDSRQKEVSEAVPVQNQAAAQKLLQKMSQAMPEDRRGRGHRFKGKGKEEDAQVFTLDEWEKRKAIGLKPAAESYVHDTSRDEELARQLQEQLDLEDMHGGADVFSGGAESSDAERLRMSMFSFSGPDEAGGGRRDFRGRGRGRGRGRGRGRGRGRF; encoded by the exons atggcggcggcggcggcggaagctCCGAGCGCATCGGCCTCTTCCGCGGAGAACAGGCTCCTGCAGTCCCTCGCAGACCGCGGATGGCGCTTCCATGACCCCACCGACGAGGCCATCCAGGCCCTGCTCCTCGCTTCCCCCACTCCCTCGTCGGAGGCCGTGGAGTCCGAGCTCGTCGACATGGACTTGAGGTTGTTCGGCGTCAAGTACCTTCCCGACcgggccaccgccgccgccacgtcGAAGCGGCTTTCATACCTCCACGGTCCCGTCGTCTTGCAG GTAGTCTCTGTAAGGGATATATATCGCAGCATCATTGATGCCTCCTTTAAGAACCCACAGCAGCGTCGTCTTCTGCGCTTTGGTCTGACTGATGGGATATGTGAAGCAGTAGCCATAGAGTTTTCTCCTATCCCATTCATCACTGAAGAGATAGCTCCAGGTGCCAAG ATTCGCCTTGAGAATAAGATTCCAATCAATAATGGCATATTGTGCTTAAGCGCGAAAAATGTGAGTGTCATTGGGGGGACTGTCCAATCATTGTATGAAGAATGGCAGATGAACCAGAAGTACTCTGGCTTATCTCGTCCATCCTTGAGGTTGTCTCAAAGTGATGATGGAGTTGGGCCTCCACCATTTGAGAAGTTAGACATTGAGGCACGTCCCTGCAGGGCAACCAAAGTTCAAGCATATCCTG CTAGGAAGTTGGCAGATACTCATGACCATGCCCCAGTTAATTCTGGTGGCAAACCAATGAATGAGGATTCGAACGATGTGAACAAAGACACTATTGAAAGCAAGGCTGAATCTAAGGAAATTACTCAAGATAGCAGACAAAAAGAAG TCAGTGAAGCTGTTCCTGTCCAAAACCAAGCTGCTGCTCAGAAGCTACTGCAGAAAATGTCACAGGCTATGCCTGAAGACAGGCGTGGTCGGGGTCATAGATTCAAGGGCAAAGGTAAGGAAGAAGATGCTCAGGTTTTTACCCTTGATGAATGGGAGAAGAGGAAAGCCATTGGTTTGAAGCCCGCAGCAGAAAGCTATGTGCATGACACTAGCCGAGATGAGGAGTTGGCAAGGCAACTGCAGGAACAACTAGATCTAGAAGATATGCAT GGTGGGGCAGATGTTTTCAGTGGTGGGGCGGAGAGTTCAGATGCTGAACGTTTACGGATGAGCATGTTCAGCTTCAGTGGCCCTGATGAAGCAGGTGGTGGTAGAAGAGATTTTCGAGGCAGGGGCCGGGGCAGGGGAAGGGGCCGAGGACGAGGAAGGGGCAGAGGAAGATTTTAG
- the LOC8056528 gene encoding protein ABCI12, chloroplastic: MAAAVHLRPLHSFALPLSAAKAAPSWFPIPVKPGARRRGRVALLLCSASAHAPASPSPSGGDGAAASAAAKWVEWIPRAAAGAGSVAGPEQVLRLISGAAATPICQFVDSPRTFLHSVDPRVKLVWLLALVVLPARSNIYMRFGLVVFLALLSMWILPKHVWKDQLGRVALLSGFLFIMLGFGADGAPSLVQTRTPPPSVVGIPNIPCSTSGYSYTILKLGPLQFTRKGLSVASTSASLSFAIFQSASLCLTTTTPEQLASALWWFMIPLKHIGVPVPEIILTLLLSLRFINLVFDEVRNSALAIVARRINWKKLTAMETIDIFFNYVRRIFKNIFDHAEQISKAMVARGFRGNPSNHKIYFLSESSFGIADLFSLLCLFAVVSLASFSDQLV, from the exons ATGGCTGCCGCCGTCCACCTCCGCCCTCTCCACTCGTTTGCCCTCCCTCTGTCCGCAGCAAAGGCCGCGCCCAGCTGGTTCCCCATACCGGTGAAACCCGGTGCGCGGAGGAGGGGGCGCGTAGCCCTGCTCCTCTGCTCCGCGTCTGCCCACGCGCCAGCGTCTCCCTCGCCCTCGGGCGGGGACGGCGCCGCGGCGTCGGCCGCGGCAAAGTGGGTGGAGTGGATCCCGCGCGCCGCGGCAGGCGCCGGGTCGGTAGCGGGCCCCGAGCAGGTGCTCAGGCTCATCTCAGGCGCCGCGGCCACGCCCATCTGCCAGTTCGTCGACAGCCCGCGCACCTTCCTTCATTCCGTCGACCCGCGCGTCAAGCTG GTGTGGCTGTTGGCCCTTGTTGTCCTACCAGCCAGATCAAATATTTATATGCGGTTTGGTTTGGTAGTATTCCTGGCCCTTCTTTCAATGTGGATTTTACCAAAACATGTTTGGAAG GATCAACTTGGAAGGGTTGCTCTCCTTTCAGGATTCTTATTCATCATGCTGGGATTTGGTGCTGATGGTGCGCCTTCATTAGTCCAGACGAGAACGCCTCCACCTTCTGTTGTAGGCATACCGAACATTCCTTGCTCCACAAGTGGGTATTCTTACACAATCTTGAAACTGGGACCACTGCAATTTACAAGGAAAGGCCTATCTGTAGCAAGTACTTCAGCAAGCCTCTCCTTTGCA ATATTCCAAAGTGCAAGTCTCTGCTTGACAACAACCACTCCCGAGCAGCTTGCCTCTGCTCTGTGGTGGTTTATGATTCCACTGAAGCATATTGGTGTGCCAGTACCTGAGATAATACTTACACTACTACTGTCATTGAGGTTCATCAATTTAGTATTTGATGAG GTTCGCAACTCAGCTCTAGCGATTGTAGCACGCCGGATAAATTGGAAAAAGCTGACAGCTATGGAAACTATAGATA TTTTCTTCAACTATGTCCGGCGGATATTCAAAAATATATTTGATCACGCAGAGCAAATATCCAAG GCAATGGTAGCTCGAGGATTTCGTGGCAATCCAAGCAATCACAAGATCTACTTTCTTTCAGAATCATCATTTGGAATTGCGGATCTCTTTTCATTGCTTTGCTTATTTGCTGTAGTGAGCTTGGCTTCCTTTTCTGACCAGTTGGTTTGA